The DNA window CGAACGTCGCAATTAACAGGCCAAATACTTTAAAGTTCACCCACACATCCAGTGGCAACTCGTACGCGACATAAATGTTTAACCCGGCGCAGAAGGAGAAAAAACCTACCCAAGCCCAGTTAATTTTTGTCCAGACATGCTCTGGAAGAGAAATCTCTTTACCCAACATACCTTTAATTGCGGATTTACCCATCGCATGGCTCACTGCAAGGCCGATAGCGAACACCATATACACGATAGTCACTTTCCATTTTATGAAGTTGTCATCATGGAGGAATATTGTCATGCCGCCGAATACCGCAACCATCAAGAATGTGATTAACTGCATTTTTTCCACTTTTTTGTAAAGCGCAAATGTCAGCACAATCTGAATGGCTGTCGCGACGATAAGTGCCCCGGTCGCAACATAAATGTCGTACATCTTGTACAGGGCAAAGAAGACAATGAGTGGAATAAAATCAAGAATTTGCTTCATGACGCAGAATATTACCTGGTTGTTGAGTTGCAGACAGTCTAGCGGAATCTCACACAATGTGAATACTTCGAGACAATTGGATACAAAAATTGCCGCTAAAACAGTGTAAATCTGTTGTGACCTTAGTTGAATTTTAGGCGATAAATCAACGCTTGGGTATGTGTGTTTTTTATCCTTTCCTAGCCGGAGCGTTAATTAGCGCCAACTTGCAATGACTCTGACGGTGCGCGGTTGTCTTGATAAAGCCAATTATCCAGGGCGTTACTTAGGGCCGCTAAGTTGGTCGGTTTGTGTAAGCGGTCATCCATCAGTGTCGATATTTGTTTTAACTCTTTGCTTCCTGACTCTCCTGAAAAAGCGATGATTATAGTATCGGGCGCGATTTGCCTGATGCGACGGCTCGCTTCGAAACCGTTCATCACCGGCATCTGTATATCCATTAAGATCAAATCTATTTCGTGTGATTTAACAATCTCAATGGCGGCTGCGCCATTTTTTGCCTGTAAGCTATTGACGCCAAGCTTCTTGAGGTACAGTTCAACTAATGTACGCTGTGCTTCTTTATCATCAACGACAAGCACTGTGGGTGTGTCTACCTTCAATACCTCATGACGAGCATGCATTCTTGATATATCAACTTGCGGGGTATGCCACGCCTCATCCTCAGATCTTAACGATTCCACTGTCGGCGCATTAGTAACAACAGGAAAGTAAAGATAAAATTCAGAGAACTCTCCCTTAACCGATTGGCACTCAATTTGACCGCCGAATGAACGCATTACGCGTTGGCAGTAGCTCAGACCTAAGCCAGTACCACCACTTTTCTGATAGGAAAAGAAGTCATCGAAGATCTTATTTAGGATATTAGTGTCTATACCGGGGCCGGTATCTCGGAAGATCAAACAGTTTTCGTAGGTTCCGGTTTTAGAGGTGATCTCAATGCGACTGGAAGGGTATGAATCAAAGTAGTAAACCGCATTGCGAATCAGATTGAAAATGACAAAGCTAAATAGCGTCTCATTGAGATTAGCTACAAAATCCTGCTGCTGAGGGAGTTTGATCCTTTCTATTATCTTTTCGTTTTCGAAACCATAACGATTAACCGCATGAGTAACTGCGCTGTGCACAGAAGTCATTGCAAGAGGCTCTTGAGCTGGGGACGTATCACTGACTTCTCTCAATATGATATCGATTAGTTGACGCCCTCTTTGAACTGCGGCTTGTCCTTTATTTAAGTCTCGTTTGAGGGTCTCTAGCGATGCTCCCGAATCAATATGCTGGGCAAGCTCTTCAAACAGTAACTGTACCTGAGTTAAGGGGTTACGCATTTCATGAGCGATTGAGTGGGCAAGGGCTCGACGTTGGCTAATTTTTCTGTCTGCCTCAACTGTGCTTTGTACCAGGGTCATTAGTTTTTGTAAGGCTGAAATTTCTTCGTTTGAGAACAGTTGATTGTCTTTCTTATGTGAGGAAATAAGTAGCTCTGAGACATCTTTGCTCTGACCAAACAGGGGGATCACCAATGCCGTCTCATTAGAGCACATTTGTCGATAGAGCTCTCTCAATGAGCTGATACTTTCGGAGGCATAGTTGAGATCTTCAGACAGCTCATCTACCAGAAGAACGGTTTCGTTTGAATGCAGGTAGTCTTCGTAAAGGCACTCAGAATTATTACTGCTTACCAGCTGTAACTGATTCTTGGGAATCTTGAGCAATGTAGCCAGCTTATTCATCGCGTCATCGATTGAAGTCTTAAATTCATTCTCCAAGGCAAGAATCTGCTGTACCGGAGTGTACTTATGAAAGTAAATACAGTAGCTAACCAAATGACTGACACGTCGAAACACCCATAGCCACGTGACTCCCACCAGCAGACAAACTGGCATAGCAACAGTCCATTGATTACTACTTGAAACAGGGATCAATAGTGCCCCGAGTGGTACAACATATATGGCGCAGGTAGTGAGAGCTGTAAGTGTTAAATAGATAAGGTATCTCAGGCTATAGAAGCGAGAAGTCAGCAAAGCGTAACCGACAAAAAACATTTCACTTACGGAGAGTGCTGGTGGTAGCCAGGTTAATGAAAAGTCATTAAAGAAGTACGTTAACCCCAAATGAACGGCGGTAGTTGAAAACATGAATACCAGGATCCCGGCAATCATATAGTTGTTCTTCGCCAAAGCGAGCTTACTGCAATTGGCCCGCATACGAAAAAGATTGATAAGGGTTAATACAATCAGAATTAATGCAGCACTAAAGAAGTAAACGGTATGCGAACCAAACTTAATGACAAATTCACTCGGTGCGCTGATAACGACATTT is part of the Vibrio sp. B1FLJ16 genome and encodes:
- a CDS encoding septation protein A codes for the protein MKQILDFIPLIVFFALYKMYDIYVATGALIVATAIQIVLTFALYKKVEKMQLITFLMVAVFGGMTIFLHDDNFIKWKVTIVYMVFAIGLAVSHAMGKSAIKGMLGKEISLPEHVWTKINWAWVGFFSFCAGLNIYVAYELPLDVWVNFKVFGLLIATFAFMIATGFYIYKYIPKEEKNNSSDVSVDE
- a CDS encoding hybrid sensor histidine kinase/response regulator; the protein is MFDVGIAGLLYPKAITLYITLATVLMWLLYYCHRLKDRKERVWGTHHAPYIAYTSCIIIWIGSNAYFHTDLLMILGSDNAVLMARLANLASFFSFAFAYYFSCQLLAEQNKIPVERWQNLIFILLSVYSLFINLRWGLTVANVVISAPSEFVIKFGSHTVYFFSAALILIVLTLINLFRMRANCSKLALAKNNYMIAGILVFMFSTTAVHLGLTYFFNDFSLTWLPPALSVSEMFFVGYALLTSRFYSLRYLIYLTLTALTTCAIYVVPLGALLIPVSSSNQWTVAMPVCLLVGVTWLWVFRRVSHLVSYCIYFHKYTPVQQILALENEFKTSIDDAMNKLATLLKIPKNQLQLVSSNNSECLYEDYLHSNETVLLVDELSEDLNYASESISSLRELYRQMCSNETALVIPLFGQSKDVSELLISSHKKDNQLFSNEEISALQKLMTLVQSTVEADRKISQRRALAHSIAHEMRNPLTQVQLLFEELAQHIDSGASLETLKRDLNKGQAAVQRGRQLIDIILREVSDTSPAQEPLAMTSVHSAVTHAVNRYGFENEKIIERIKLPQQQDFVANLNETLFSFVIFNLIRNAVYYFDSYPSSRIEITSKTGTYENCLIFRDTGPGIDTNILNKIFDDFFSYQKSGGTGLGLSYCQRVMRSFGGQIECQSVKGEFSEFYLYFPVVTNAPTVESLRSEDEAWHTPQVDISRMHARHEVLKVDTPTVLVVDDKEAQRTLVELYLKKLGVNSLQAKNGAAAIEIVKSHEIDLILMDIQMPVMNGFEASRRIRQIAPDTIIIAFSGESGSKELKQISTLMDDRLHKPTNLAALSNALDNWLYQDNRAPSESLQVGAN